A stretch of Candidatus Bathyarchaeia archaeon DNA encodes these proteins:
- a CDS encoding 4Fe-4S binding protein translates to VKEYFIEGNVKIDNKICQGIECKLCIKACPTNALYWGYGRVNLVEDLCVYCAACVLSCIVDDCIKVTRKRADGKIESFSKPAEAVKLLQTLSSKRRVNLVSRVFQH, encoded by the coding sequence GCGTCAAAGAATACTTTATTGAGGGAAATGTGAAAATCGACAATAAGATATGTCAGGGGATAGAGTGTAAGCTCTGCATTAAAGCCTGCCCAACCAACGCCCTCTACTGGGGCTATGGCAGAGTAAACTTAGTTGAAGACCTATGCGTCTACTGCGCGGCCTGCGTCCTAAGCTGTATAGTCGATGACTGCATTAAGGTGACGAGGAAGAGGGCTGATGGAAAAATAGAATCCTTCAGCAAGCCGGCTGAAGCGGTTAAGCTCCTTCAAACCCTAAGCTCGAAGAGAAGAGTTAATTTAGTGAGCCGCGTTTTTCAGCATTAG
- a CDS encoding AAA family ATPase, which translates to MKIAVAGKGGVGKTLISGTLARVYARQGYRVLAVDADPAMNLAYAIGIPPEVSSRIVPIAENTSLIEERTGAKPGSAFGIFFSLTPTVEDIADKYGVIGPDGVRLLVMGTIRSGGSGCACPANSLISALIRHVALKEGDVVVMDLEAGLEPLGRATAKGFDALLCVVEPSAPSIETAMRIKNLAGEIGIKRVFFVGNKISSVEDKEYVEEAFSKVGLNLLHLIPFDVCVVKAGRLRVAPIDYSPSSPAVLAIKELSGKLMRSLLKKD; encoded by the coding sequence TTGAAGATCGCTGTAGCTGGGAAGGGCGGTGTGGGAAAAACCCTGATTTCCGGAACCCTAGCGCGCGTCTATGCGCGTCAGGGTTACAGGGTGTTGGCTGTTGACGCTGATCCAGCCATGAATTTAGCGTACGCGATAGGAATTCCGCCCGAAGTCTCATCGAGAATAGTGCCTATTGCCGAGAACACTTCGCTGATAGAGGAGAGAACCGGGGCTAAACCCGGCTCAGCTTTTGGAATATTCTTTAGCTTGACGCCGACGGTTGAAGATATAGCGGATAAGTATGGTGTGATTGGGCCCGATGGCGTTAGGCTGCTTGTTATGGGAACCATAAGATCAGGTGGCTCCGGATGCGCGTGTCCCGCTAACTCGCTTATAAGCGCCTTAATCAGGCATGTAGCCCTTAAAGAAGGCGACGTCGTTGTAATGGATTTGGAGGCTGGCTTGGAGCCGCTCGGCAGGGCGACCGCTAAGGGTTTCGACGCGCTTCTCTGTGTTGTTGAGCCGAGCGCCCCATCTATAGAGACAGCGATGAGAATAAAGAATTTGGCCGGCGAAATAGGCATAAAGCGGGTTTTCTTTGTCGGAAATAAGATTTCATCTGTTGAAGATAAAGAGTATGTTGAGGAAGCCTTCAGCAAAGTTGGCCTAAACCTGTTGCATCTTATCCCATTCGATGTATGTGTGGTTAAAGCTGGGAGGCTCCGCGTGGCGCCGATAGATTATTCGCCTTCGTCGCCGGCAGTATTGGCAATCAAGGAGCTAAGCGGGAAACTGATGAGAAGCCTGCTGAAAAAGGATTGA
- a CDS encoding ATP-binding protein — protein sequence MKIMVCGKGGTGKTALTVLMAKILSEKFNVYIVDSDESNVLLPDLLGVKPPKPLVEYVGGKKDEEVFERIEPDIVQALSKARGGVRLDLLPEEYVATSSDGIKLVTVGKVREYGEGCACPFNILARILLGNLILRENEIVLVDTDAGIEHVGRRLEEVSDGLMVIVDPTAESMELALILKKVAQSLKKKFWVIANKVTEDIRELVMDKAAELNLEINGVVRFDRELYVSCLRRETLKSNIAMLDLKEILKKTILAELAEKNGS from the coding sequence ATGAAGATCATGGTTTGCGGGAAGGGCGGAACTGGCAAGACGGCTTTAACAGTCCTTATGGCTAAAATACTCTCAGAGAAGTTTAATGTCTATATCGTTGACTCCGACGAATCCAATGTTCTCTTACCGGATCTTTTAGGGGTTAAGCCGCCAAAACCCCTCGTCGAATATGTTGGCGGAAAAAAGGATGAGGAAGTTTTTGAGAGAATAGAGCCGGACATAGTCCAAGCGTTGTCAAAGGCTAGGGGAGGAGTAAGGCTAGATTTGCTGCCAGAAGAGTATGTAGCGACCTCCAGCGATGGGATAAAGCTCGTAACCGTGGGTAAGGTTAGGGAGTATGGCGAAGGCTGCGCATGCCCATTCAACATATTGGCAAGAATACTGCTCGGCAACCTTATCTTAAGAGAGAATGAGATTGTCTTGGTGGATACCGACGCCGGAATCGAGCATGTGGGCAGGAGGCTTGAAGAGGTTTCCGATGGACTAATGGTCATCGTTGACCCGACAGCCGAATCCATGGAGCTGGCCCTAATACTAAAAAAGGTAGCTCAATCCCTAAAGAAGAAATTTTGGGTTATAGCGAATAAAGTCACCGAGGACATTAGGGAGCTAGTCATGGATAAAGCCGCCGAACTAAATTTGGAGATTAATGGCGTAGTGAGGTTCGATAGGGAACTTTATGTTTCATGTCTCAGAAGAGAAACCTTAAAATCAAACATAGCCATGCTAGATCTAAAGGAAATCTTAAAGAAAACTATTCTAGCGGAACTAGCGGAGAAAAATGGTAGCTAA